The Acidobacteriota bacterium nucleotide sequence TAAACGATGTGAGTTTGATTTCACTTCTTGCGCGAGGTGAGGGTAATCATGGCAGTCAAGCCAAGTAAACGACATGTGATCGGGGCCTGGGCAGCTCTCCTGCTGCTCCCGGCGGCGGGGTGCGGGCTCTTTTCCGACGGGGGCCGCACGGGGGCGATCCGGGTCTCGGGGAACATCGAGATCACCGACGCCGAACTCGGCTTCAAGCTTGCGGGGCGGGTCCTGGAACGGCCCGTGGACGAGGGCGAACTCGTGAAGGCGGGGCAGTTGATCGCCCGTCTGGAGAGCGCCGACATCGAGCGCGAGGTGGCGGCCAAGAAGGCCGACGTGGCCCTGGCCGCCGCGGCCCTGGCGGAGCTGGAGGCGGGCTCGCGCCCCGAGGAGATCGCCCAGGCCGCCGCCGCGGCCGCCCAGGCCCGCTCGGCCGTCGCCGACCTGAGCGCCGGCCCCCGCCCCCAGGAGATCGAGTCCGCCCGCGCCGTCGTGAAAAGCGCGGAAGCGGACGCGGAGAAGGCGGCCCTCGACTTCAGCCGGATGAAGGACCTTTACGAGAAGAGCAACGTGGTTTCCCGGAACGATTTCGACGTTGCCCGGACGGCGGACGAGATGGCCCGGGCGAGACTCAAGGACGCGCGGGAGAAGCTGGCGATCGCCGAGGAAGGCTACCGGAAG carries:
- a CDS encoding efflux RND transporter periplasmic adaptor subunit, giving the protein MAVKPSKRHVIGAWAALLLLPAAGCGLFSDGGRTGAIRVSGNIEITDAELGFKLAGRVLERPVDEGELVKAGQLIARLESADIEREVAAKKADVALAAAALAELEAGSRPEEIAQAAAAAAQARSAVADLSAGPRPQEIESARAVVKSAEADAEKAALDFSRMKDLYEKSNVVSRNDFDVARTADEMARARLKDAREKLAIAEEGYRKDQVEQARQALQQAEANYTLVKKGPRVEEIEQGRARLQQAKEALALSETKLSYAILSSPMAGLVLSKNVEPGEFVSAGTPVVTVGDLAHPWVRAYVEETDLGRVKLGQSVRVTCDSYPGKVYAGKVVFISGEAEFTPKSVQTKKERVKLVYRIKVDIDNPALELKPGMPVDAEITTDEPKK